A part of Dasypus novemcinctus isolate mDasNov1 chromosome 5, mDasNov1.1.hap2, whole genome shotgun sequence genomic DNA contains:
- the ITGB1 gene encoding integrin beta-1 isoform X2, with the protein MNLQLIFWIGLISSICDVFGQTDENRCLKANAKSCGECIQAGPNCGWCTNSTFLQEGMPTSARCDDLEALKKKGCHPDDIENPRGSKDIKKNKNVTNRSKGTAEKLQPEDITQVQPQQLVLQLRSGEPQAFTLKFKRAEDYPIDLYYLMDLSYSMKDDLENVKSLGTDLMNEMRRITSDFRIGFGSFVEKTVMPYISTTPAKLRNPCTSEQNCTSPFSYKNVLSLTDKGEVFNELVGKQRISGNLDSPEGGFDAIMQVAVCGSLIGWRNVTRLLVFSTDAGFHFAGDGKLGGIVLPNDGQCHLENDVYTMSHYYDYPSIAHLVQKLSENNIQTIFAVTEEFQPVYKELKNLIPKSAVGTLSGNSSNVIQLIIDAYNSLSSEVILENSKLPEGVTINYKSYCKNGVNGTGENGRKCSNISIGDEVHFEISITSNKCPNKNSETIKIKPLGFTEEVEIILQFICECECQSEGIPGSPKCHEGNGTFECGACRCNEGRVGRHCECSTDEVNSEDMDAYCRKENSSEICSNNGECVCGQCVCRKRDNTNEIYSGKFCECDNFNCDRSNGLICGGNGVCKCRVCECNPNYTGSACDCSLDTSSCKASNGQICNGRGICECGACKCTDPKFQGPTCEMCQTCLGVCAEHKECVQCRAFNKGGKKDTCAQECSHFNITKVESRDKLPQPGQVDPLSHCKEKDVDDCWFYFTYSVNGNNEAIVHVVETPECPTGPDIIPIVAGVVAGIVLIGLALLLIWKLLMIIHDRREFAKFEKEKMNAKWDTQENPIYKSPINNFKNPNYGRKAGL; encoded by the exons aTGAATTTACAACTGATTTTCTGGATTGGATTGATCAGCTCAATTTGCGATGTGTTTGGCCAAAcag ATGAAAATAGATGTTTAAAAGCAAATGCAAAATCATGTGGCGAATGTATACAAGCAGGGCCAAATTGTGGATGGTGCACAAATTCA ACATTTTTACAAGAAGGAATGCCAACGTCTGCCCGATGTGATGATTTAgaagctttaaaaaagaaaggttgCCATCCAGATGACATTGAAAATCCCAGAGGCTccaaagatataaagaaaaataaaaatgtaacaaaCCGTAGCAAAGGAACGGCAGAGAAACTCCAGCCAGAAGACATTACTCAGGTCCAGCCACAGCAGTTGGTTTTGCAATTACGATCAG GGGAGCCACAGGCATTTACATTAAAGTTCAAGAGAGCAGAGGACTACCCCATCGACCTCTACTACCTTATGGATCTCTCTTACTCAATGAAAGATGACTTGGAGAATGTCAAAAGTCTCGGAACTGATCTGATGAATGAAATGAGAAGGATTACTTCAGACTTCCGAATTG GGTTTGGCTCATTTGTAGAAAAAACTGTGATGCCTTACATTAGTACAACACCAGCCAAGCTCAGGAACCCTTGCACAAGTGAACAGAACTGCACCAGCCCATTTAGCTACAAAAATGTGCTTAGTCTTACTGATAAAGGGGAAGTATTTAACGAACTTGTTGGTAAACAGCGCATATCTGGAAATTTGGATTCTCCAGAAGGTGGCTTTGATGCAATCATGCAAGTTGCAGTTTGTGGA tcATTGATTGGCTGGAGGAATGTTACGCGGTTGCTGGTGTTTTCCACGGATGCTGGCTTTCACTTTGCTGGAGATGGGAAACTTGGTGGCATTGTTTTACCAAATGATGGACAGTGTCACCTGGAAAATGATGTGTACACCATGAGTCATTATTAT GATTATCCTTCTATTGCTCACCTTGTCCAGAAACTCAGTGAAAATAACATTCAGACGATTTTTGCAGTTACTGAAGAATTTCAGCCTGTTTACaag GAACTGAAAAATTTGATCCCTAAGTCAGCAGTAGGAACCTTATCTGGAAATTCTAGTAATGTAATTCAGTTGATCATTGATGCATACAAT TCCCTTTCCTCAGaagtcattttggaaaacagcAAATTGCCAGAGGGAGTAACAATAAATTATAAATCTTATTGCAAGAATGGGGTGAATGGAACaggggaaaatggaagaaaatgttccaATATTTCCATTGGAGATGAG GTTCATTTTGAAATTAGCATAACTTCAAATAAATGTCCTAATAAGAATTCCGAAACCATTAAAATTAAGCCTCTGGGCTTCACTGAAGAAGTAGAGATCATtcttcagtttatctgtgaatgtgaATGCCAAAGCGAAGGTATCCCTGGAAGTCCAAAGTGTCACGAAGGAAATGGAACGTTCGAGTGTGGAGCCTGCAG GTGCAACGAGGGTCGTGTTGGTAGACATTGTGAATGTAGCACAGATGAAGTTAACAGTGAAGACATGGATGCTTACTGCAGGAAAGAAAACAGTTCAGAAATCTGCAGTAACAACGGAGAGTGTGTCTGTGGGCAGTGTGTTTGTAGAAAGAGGGACAACACAAATGAAATTTATTCTGGCAAATTCTGCGAGTGTGATAATTTCAACTGTGACAGATCCAATGGCTTAATTTGTGGAG GCAATGGTGTCTGCAAGTGTCGTGTGTGTGAATGCAATCCCAACTACACTGGCAGTGCTTGTGACTGCTCTTTGGACACTAGTTCATGCAAGGCCTCAAATGGACAGATCTGCAACGGACGGGGAATCTGTGAATGTGGTGCATGTAAATGTACAGATCCGAAATTTCAAGGACCAACCTGTGAGATGTGCCAGACCTGCTTGGGTGTCTGTGCCGAACATAA AGAATGTGTTCAGTGCAGAGCCTTCaataaaggaggaaagaaagacacaTGTGCACAGGAATGTTCACATTTTAACATCACTAAGGTAGAAAGCCGGGACAAGTTACCTCAGCCGGGCCAGGTCGATCCCCTGTCCCATTGTAAGGAGAAGGACGTTGACGACTGCTGGTTCTACTTTACATATTCTGTGAATGGAAACAATGAGGCTATTGTTCATGTTGTAGAGACGCCAG
- the ITGB1 gene encoding integrin beta-1 isoform X1, which yields MNLQLIFWIGLISSICDVFGQTDENRCLKANAKSCGECIQAGPNCGWCTNSTFLQEGMPTSARCDDLEALKKKGCHPDDIENPRGSKDIKKNKNVTNRSKGTAEKLQPEDITQVQPQQLVLQLRSGEPQAFTLKFKRAEDYPIDLYYLMDLSYSMKDDLENVKSLGTDLMNEMRRITSDFRIGFGSFVEKTVMPYISTTPAKLRNPCTSEQNCTSPFSYKNVLSLTDKGEVFNELVGKQRISGNLDSPEGGFDAIMQVAVCGSLIGWRNVTRLLVFSTDAGFHFAGDGKLGGIVLPNDGQCHLENDVYTMSHYYDYPSIAHLVQKLSENNIQTIFAVTEEFQPVYKELKNLIPKSAVGTLSGNSSNVIQLIIDAYNSLSSEVILENSKLPEGVTINYKSYCKNGVNGTGENGRKCSNISIGDEVHFEISITSNKCPNKNSETIKIKPLGFTEEVEIILQFICECECQSEGIPGSPKCHEGNGTFECGACRCNEGRVGRHCECSTDEVNSEDMDAYCRKENSSEICSNNGECVCGQCVCRKRDNTNEIYSGKFCECDNFNCDRSNGLICGGNGVCKCRVCECNPNYTGSACDCSLDTSSCKASNGQICNGRGICECGACKCTDPKFQGPTCEMCQTCLGVCAEHKECVQCRAFNKGGKKDTCAQECSHFNITKVESRDKLPQPGQVDPLSHCKEKDVDDCWFYFTYSVNGNNEAIVHVVETPECPTGPDIIPIVAGVVAGIVLIGLALLLIWKLLMIIHDRREFAKFEKEKMNAKWDTGENPIYKSAVTTVVNPKYEGK from the exons aTGAATTTACAACTGATTTTCTGGATTGGATTGATCAGCTCAATTTGCGATGTGTTTGGCCAAAcag ATGAAAATAGATGTTTAAAAGCAAATGCAAAATCATGTGGCGAATGTATACAAGCAGGGCCAAATTGTGGATGGTGCACAAATTCA ACATTTTTACAAGAAGGAATGCCAACGTCTGCCCGATGTGATGATTTAgaagctttaaaaaagaaaggttgCCATCCAGATGACATTGAAAATCCCAGAGGCTccaaagatataaagaaaaataaaaatgtaacaaaCCGTAGCAAAGGAACGGCAGAGAAACTCCAGCCAGAAGACATTACTCAGGTCCAGCCACAGCAGTTGGTTTTGCAATTACGATCAG GGGAGCCACAGGCATTTACATTAAAGTTCAAGAGAGCAGAGGACTACCCCATCGACCTCTACTACCTTATGGATCTCTCTTACTCAATGAAAGATGACTTGGAGAATGTCAAAAGTCTCGGAACTGATCTGATGAATGAAATGAGAAGGATTACTTCAGACTTCCGAATTG GGTTTGGCTCATTTGTAGAAAAAACTGTGATGCCTTACATTAGTACAACACCAGCCAAGCTCAGGAACCCTTGCACAAGTGAACAGAACTGCACCAGCCCATTTAGCTACAAAAATGTGCTTAGTCTTACTGATAAAGGGGAAGTATTTAACGAACTTGTTGGTAAACAGCGCATATCTGGAAATTTGGATTCTCCAGAAGGTGGCTTTGATGCAATCATGCAAGTTGCAGTTTGTGGA tcATTGATTGGCTGGAGGAATGTTACGCGGTTGCTGGTGTTTTCCACGGATGCTGGCTTTCACTTTGCTGGAGATGGGAAACTTGGTGGCATTGTTTTACCAAATGATGGACAGTGTCACCTGGAAAATGATGTGTACACCATGAGTCATTATTAT GATTATCCTTCTATTGCTCACCTTGTCCAGAAACTCAGTGAAAATAACATTCAGACGATTTTTGCAGTTACTGAAGAATTTCAGCCTGTTTACaag GAACTGAAAAATTTGATCCCTAAGTCAGCAGTAGGAACCTTATCTGGAAATTCTAGTAATGTAATTCAGTTGATCATTGATGCATACAAT TCCCTTTCCTCAGaagtcattttggaaaacagcAAATTGCCAGAGGGAGTAACAATAAATTATAAATCTTATTGCAAGAATGGGGTGAATGGAACaggggaaaatggaagaaaatgttccaATATTTCCATTGGAGATGAG GTTCATTTTGAAATTAGCATAACTTCAAATAAATGTCCTAATAAGAATTCCGAAACCATTAAAATTAAGCCTCTGGGCTTCACTGAAGAAGTAGAGATCATtcttcagtttatctgtgaatgtgaATGCCAAAGCGAAGGTATCCCTGGAAGTCCAAAGTGTCACGAAGGAAATGGAACGTTCGAGTGTGGAGCCTGCAG GTGCAACGAGGGTCGTGTTGGTAGACATTGTGAATGTAGCACAGATGAAGTTAACAGTGAAGACATGGATGCTTACTGCAGGAAAGAAAACAGTTCAGAAATCTGCAGTAACAACGGAGAGTGTGTCTGTGGGCAGTGTGTTTGTAGAAAGAGGGACAACACAAATGAAATTTATTCTGGCAAATTCTGCGAGTGTGATAATTTCAACTGTGACAGATCCAATGGCTTAATTTGTGGAG GCAATGGTGTCTGCAAGTGTCGTGTGTGTGAATGCAATCCCAACTACACTGGCAGTGCTTGTGACTGCTCTTTGGACACTAGTTCATGCAAGGCCTCAAATGGACAGATCTGCAACGGACGGGGAATCTGTGAATGTGGTGCATGTAAATGTACAGATCCGAAATTTCAAGGACCAACCTGTGAGATGTGCCAGACCTGCTTGGGTGTCTGTGCCGAACATAA AGAATGTGTTCAGTGCAGAGCCTTCaataaaggaggaaagaaagacacaTGTGCACAGGAATGTTCACATTTTAACATCACTAAGGTAGAAAGCCGGGACAAGTTACCTCAGCCGGGCCAGGTCGATCCCCTGTCCCATTGTAAGGAGAAGGACGTTGACGACTGCTGGTTCTACTTTACATATTCTGTGAATGGAAACAATGAGGCTATTGTTCATGTTGTAGAGACGCCAG